The Malus domestica chromosome 06, GDT2T_hap1 genome has a segment encoding these proteins:
- the LOC114825570 gene encoding uncharacterized protein: METSSSSSSSSTSTTTSTTTSTTTSTSTTTSTNNNNNNNNSNKNSNNNDNSNNNNNNKDINIDNEGVVEVLKAALSEDKAKLDPKKDKANPSPEEDKANPDPEEDKANIGPKEDKTNLDHEEDKANTGPKEDKANPEPEEDKANTGPKEEKANPETEEDKATSTSTTSTSTSTTTSTTTTTSTTTNENNNNNNNNKNSNNNKDSSNNNNNIKINDKRVVEVSKENPGLEEDKANPDLGPKEDKVNPDPEEDNANPGLEEDKANPDLGPEEDNADPGPEEDKANPDPEEDKANPNLK; this comes from the coding sequence ATGgaaacatcatcatcatcatcatcatcatcaacatcaacaacaacatcaacaacaacatcaacaacaacatcaacatcaacaacaacatcaaccaacaacaacaacaacaacaacaacagcaacaaGAACAGCAACAACAACGACAATagcaataacaacaacaacaacaaagacaTCAACATCGACAATGAAGGGGTTGTCGAAGTTTTGAAGGCAGCCCTTTCTGAAGACAAGGCAAAGCTTGACCCTAAAAAAGACAAGGCAAACCCTAGCCCTGAAGAAGACAAGGCAAACCCCGACCCTGAAGAAGATAAGGCAAACATTGGCCCTAAAGAAGACAAGACAAACCTTGACCATGAAGAAGACAAGGCAAACACTGGCCCTAAAGAAGACAAGGCAAACCCTGAACCTGAAGAAGACAAGGCAAACACTGGCCCTAAAGAAGAGAAGGCAAACCCTGAAACTGAAGAAGACAAGGCAACATCaacatcaacaacatcaacatcaacatcaacaacaacatcaacaacaacaacaacatcaacaaccaCCAacgaaaacaacaacaacaacaacaacaacaagaacagcaacaacaacaaagacagtagcaacaacaacaacaacatcaaaATCAACGATAAAAGGGTTGTCGAAGTTTCGAAGGAAAACCCTGGCCTTGAAGAAGACAAGGCAAATCCCGACCTTGGCCCTAAAGAAGACAAGGTAAACCCTGACCCTGAAGAAGACAATGCCAACCCTGGCCTTGAAGAAGACAAGGCAAATCCCGACCTTGGCCCTGAAGAAGACAATGCAGACCCTGGCCCTGAAGAAGATAAGGCAAACCCTGACCCTGAAGAAGATAAGGCAAACCCTAACCTCAAATAA